A segment of the Curtobacterium sp. MCSS17_007 genome:
CTCGAAGAAGGACCCCTCGGCCATCGTCTGCGTCATCGAGCGACCGCTGATGTCGGCGATGCGGTCGATGGTGTCCCGCTCCTCGACGATGACGAAGCGCCACGGCTGGCTGTTCAGCTGCGAGGGCGCCCGTCCGGCGAGCTCCATGAGCAGCCGCTGGTGCTCCTCGGACACCGGGTCGGGCAGGAACGCCCCGTTGGTCGTGCGCCGGCGTCGGATGGCCTCGAAGAGCTCCACTGCATCCCTCGTGTCTCGTGGTCGCGGTCAGCGCCGTGCGAGCAGCGCCCCCAGGTAGGACGGTGCGGCGGCGACCGCGACTCTCCAGTGTGCTCCGGAGCGGGGGTTCGTGCGTGGAGCGAGTGCGAGCGGGACGAGTGCGGGCAGCAGGAAGAGCGCGGAGCGGTCCCGCGTCCAGACGGGGGTGGTCGCGGCGGCACCGGTCAGGGTCGCGGTCACGACGAAGAGGCCGTGGTGGACGATCCGGAGCTTCCTGGTGCGGATGAGGCGCACCGCGACCGCGGTGCCCCAGAGGCAGTTGGCCAGGTAAGCCACGGAGGCCGCGGTGACCAGGCGGCGGGCCGCCAGCGGTCGGACGGGAGGCACGCCGTGCCTCCCGGCTGTCGTCTCACGTCCCACGGACGCGACCCTACGCGGTCGGGCTACGCGGACTCGCGGGAGACGAGCTTGGAGAGCACGATCGCGCTGCGGGTGTGGTCGACCTGCGGGGCCAGGCGCACGCGGTCGAGCGCCAGCTCGAGCGCCGGCAGGTCCCGCGAGCGCATGTGCACGACGGCGTCGGCGCTGCCGGTCACGGTCCCGGCGTCGACGACCTCGGGGACGGTGTCGAGCAGCGTCCGGAGCTCGTCGGGGGAGACCGTGCCACGGCAGTAGAGCTCCACCCAGGCCTCGGTGCCGCGGTCCTCCACAGCGGGGTCGACCTTGATCGTGAAGCCCTGGATGACCCCGTCGGCGACGAGTCGGTCGACGCGGCGCTTCACGGCGGACGCCGAGAGCCCGACCACCGACCCGATGTCGCCGTAGCCGGCCCGGGCGTTCTCCCGGAGCTGGTCCAGGATGCGGTGGTCGAGTGTGTCCATCGACGAACATGGTACGCGGGGTTCTTGCGAGCGAGGTGGGTCCGACGCAGGAATCGTGCGTCACCCGAACGGGTGCCACGCGCTCGCGAACGGGGTACTGCACCGACCGGACCGTTCGTGTCAGACTGCTGCTGGCGTCGACCTGGTCCGCTGCGGTGAGTGAGCCTGCGTCTCATCGGAGTGCTTCACCCGTGGTGGTTCCTGGCAGGCTCGGGCCCCGGTCCCAGGAGGACTGATGTCGAACACCGCAACCGAACCGCAGGCAGCACCGGCCCGTGTCGCCACGAAGCGCACGATCCTGATGTGCAAGCCGACGCACTACACGGTCAGCTACCGGATCAACCCGTGGATGCACCCCGAGGAGCCGACCGACACGTCGAAGGCCGTCGAGCAGTGGCAGTCCCTCGTCGATGTCTACGAGCAGCTCGGCTTCGACATCTCGTACATCGAGCCGATCGAGGGCCTGCCCGACATGGTCTACGCGGCGAACGGCGGCTTCGTGCTCGACGGCATCGCGTACGGCGCGAAGTTCCAGTACCCCGAGCGCCAGCCCGAGGGTCCCGCGTACATGGACTGGTTCCGCAGCGCCGGCCTGACCGTGGCGGAGCCGCGCGAGACCAACGAGGGCGAGGGTGACTTCCTGCTCGTCGGCAACACGATCTTCGCGGGCACGGGCTTCCGTTCGGACAGCACCTCGCACGAGGAGCTCGCCGAGCTCTACGGGCGCGAGGTCGTCACCCTCAAGCTCATCAACCCGAGCTTCTACCACCTCGACACCGCCATCGCCGTGCTCGACCCGGAGCCCGCTGCGGACGGGACCAGCAACATCGCGTACCTCGAGAGCGCCTTCGACGAGCCCTCGCTGGCGATCCTGCGCGAGCGCTTCCCGGACGCGATCATCGCGACCGAGGAGGACGCCGCGATCCTCGGCCTGAACTCGTACTCCGACGGCTACAACGTCGTGATCGCCTCGCGGGCGACGACGTTCGCCTCGCAGCTCAAGGAGAAGGGCTACAACCCGATCGGCGTCGACCTGTCCGAGCTGCTGCTCGGCGGCGGCGGCGTGAAGTGCTGCACGCTCGACCTGCACCCCGTCGGCACCGGCACCTCGGTCGCGCGGTAGCCGTGAGCACCGCGACCGGAGCCGGTACCCAGACGGGTACCGGCGCGTTCGGTGACGCCACCGCGGCGGCCCTGGCCGTCGAGGACCGCTCCCTCGCCCACAACTACAGCCCGCTGCCGGTCGTCATCGCGTCCGGCGACGGCGCGTGGGTGACCGACGTGGACGGCAAGCGCTACCTGGACGGACTCGCCGCGTACTCCGCGGTGAACTTCGGCCACGGCAACCCCCGGCTGCTCGACGCCGCCCGGGCCCAGCTCGACCGCGTGACCCTGACGAGCCGCGCGTTCGTCAACGACCGGCTCGGACCCTTCGCGTCGGCACTCGCCGAACTGACGGGCACCGACC
Coding sequences within it:
- a CDS encoding Lrp/AsnC family transcriptional regulator; this encodes MDTLDHRILDQLRENARAGYGDIGSVVGLSASAVKRRVDRLVADGVIQGFTIKVDPAVEDRGTEAWVELYCRGTVSPDELRTLLDTVPEVVDAGTVTGSADAVVHMRSRDLPALELALDRVRLAPQVDHTRSAIVLSKLVSRESA
- the ddaH gene encoding dimethylargininase, yielding MSNTATEPQAAPARVATKRTILMCKPTHYTVSYRINPWMHPEEPTDTSKAVEQWQSLVDVYEQLGFDISYIEPIEGLPDMVYAANGGFVLDGIAYGAKFQYPERQPEGPAYMDWFRSAGLTVAEPRETNEGEGDFLLVGNTIFAGTGFRSDSTSHEELAELYGREVVTLKLINPSFYHLDTAIAVLDPEPAADGTSNIAYLESAFDEPSLAILRERFPDAIIATEEDAAILGLNSYSDGYNVVIASRATTFASQLKEKGYNPIGVDLSELLLGGGGVKCCTLDLHPVGTGTSVAR